The following are from one region of the Megachile rotundata isolate GNS110a chromosome 15, iyMegRotu1, whole genome shotgun sequence genome:
- the LOC105662566 gene encoding uncharacterized protein LOC105662566 has protein sequence MLAVRAPLTCISIIAFRGSSAQTSSILGIKRFSKTMFCRVSVFILAIVGVYAQPIDQSIESVNRVDRAAQIEDEDPSSTLTIQITDGPTTMKPGFLTWLLTPLAQSLINPQSLLQNGVTQLKETLNNLGFRTSENIKAKQLTISDNLLHAADVDETEFDANRLEPTGPGSAWLQEKRSPFTDGGYRK, from the exons ATGCTCGCGGTGAGAGCACCGCTTACGTGCATTTCGATTATTGCTTTTCGTGGAAGCTCCGCGCAGACGAGTTCTATTCTGGGAATAAAGAGATTTTCGAAAACCATGTTCTGCAGAGTTTCAGTGTTCATCCTCGCG ATTGTTGGGGTGTACGCGCAGCCCATCGATCAATCGATCGAGTCGGTCAACAGAGTCGATCGTGCGGCGCAGATAGAAGATGAGGATCCTTCTTCCACTTTGACGATTCAGATT ACCGACGGACCCACCACCATGAAACCAGGCTTCCTCACTTGGCTGCTAACGCCGTTGGCTCAGAGCCTGATCAACCCCCAATCTCTGTTGCAAAATGGCGTGACCCAACTGAAAGAAACTCTGAATAATCTTGGCTTCAGGACTAGCGAGAATATTAAAGCCAAACAACTGACCATTTCGGATAATTTGCTGCATGCTGCGGATGTAGACGAGACAGAATTCGACGCTAACAGATTGGAACCTACGGGACCGGGCAGTGCTTGGCTGCAGGAGAAGCGTAGCCCGTTCACGGATGGTGGATATAGGAAGTAG